The nucleotide sequence GAATGTCATAATCGGTTTGCTTCCGGTTGAAGAAATCGCTTATGGGACCGGAATCGATATTACGTGCATCCGAAAAACGCCCGTCAAAGAGCACATGACCTTTATGTAAGAATATAATACTATCCGATATTTTTTCAATAGAAAGCAGTTCGTGGGTGACCACGACAATTGTTATTCCGAGTATTTCCCGAAGTTTCAGGAGGAGTTCATCCAGAGCTGCGGAAGTCACCGGGTCGAGGCCGGCGGACGGTTCATCGCAAAAGATGAGCGGGGGATCCAGAACCAGGGCGCGGGCAAGTGCTGCGCGTTTGCGCATGCCGCCCGAAAGTTCGCCGGGATACAGCTCCCCTGCATGGGGCAAATCAACCTGGGTCAATTTCAACTGAACCACTTCATCGATAATATCCTGGGATAATTTCGTATGCATCTGCAGGGGAAGGGCAAGGTTCTGGGCGACTGTCAGGCTTCCCAGGAGCGCACCGTTTTGAAATAATACCCCGATTTTTTTCAATAACTCTTCGGTCTCAGGCGAGTCAGGGTCCTGCATCGTTGTTCCAAACAACCGGACCGATCCGGAATAGGGCTTGATAAGGCCGATTATTGTTTTTAAGAGCGTGGTCTTGCCGCATCCCGACGACCCCAGAATGACCCGTATCTCAGAAGAGGGTACGGTTGTGGAAATATTATGGAGCACGGCCTTTTCGCCATACTTGACCGTCAGATTGTTACAGGATATTATCGGTTGTTCGCTCATAATTATTATATGAATGAAAAGATTGCATCTGCCAGAATGATAACTGAAATTGTTGTTACAACACAGGCTGTTGTTCCCCTGCCGACCTGTTCGGCCCCACCCTTTACCTTAAAACCGTAATAGGATCCGATCCAGATAATAAGCCAGGCAAAGACTATCGATTTTAAGAAACCAACCATAAAGTCTTTAAACATGGTGAACGAGAACAGCTCAGTGAAAAAGACATTCGGTGCAACGTCAAGATAACTCACGGCAACAAGAAGACCGGCGAGAATTCCGATAGCCGAGGCAAGCATGGCAAGAGGGGGCATAGTAAATGTTATTGCCCAGAATTTCGGCATAACAACAAATTGCACGGGGTTGATTCCCATTGTTTGGAGCGCATCCAGTTCTTCACCCACACTCATCGTTGCAATCTCGGCCGTGGTTGCACTGCCGGTCCGGGCAGCAAGAATAATCGCGGTCATAAGAGGGCCAAACTCGCGTATCATACCCCACCCAACCATCGGTGCAAGTAAAACGCCGGCGCCAAAAGTCCGTAACTGTATCGCAGACTGCCAGGCAATTACCAGGCCGATAAGAAATGCAAGAAGCAAAACGATTAAAACAGCCTGATAGCCAAGATGAAACATCTGCTCACCGAGAACACCTTTGCGAAAATCCCTTTTTTTTAAAAGACCCGGGCCGCTCCAATATAAAATCTCCACCAGCATCGAAAAGGCCTGCATAAGCTGGTCTTTAATTTCAATTACCTTGTCGCCGGCTTTCAGGAATATCGAACGGTCATCTGCCTTAGAATCGGGTTCGGTATGAACAGCTTTCCCCCACTGTTTCATCGTGGAGAGAAGATTGTCTGAAGCATTTTCCAGAATTACCTCATGGCCGGCTTTCCGGTATATCGACTGAAGCAGGGTAATAAATGAAATGCCGGCAGAATCGACACTGGAGGTTTTGGCGCAATCAAGATGGAGATCCTCGGCCGGGGCGGTGTGGAGCAGTTCAAGATTGTCTTCCACCCATTGCCGTGATGCCATTGAGGGCAGTTTAATCGTTTTTACAGAATCTCCAGGGCTTTTTTTGCTGTGGTTGATTTGCATAATAACTACTATTACGGGCAGTTAGGGGTAATAATTGAGCGTAAGGCCTACTATAGTATAGAAAAAGAATCCATACCCTGTCAACTTATTTGTTAGGTAAATACGGGGTTTTCCAGCTCCGATAATGCTTCTACCCTATATGGTGTTCACGTGACACTGTCCTTCAATATGTAGTAGAGAGCAATTTTCGCTGGTACTAATCGAAATACAAATAAACGACAGGAGCGGGTACTGTTTCCTGTAAGTCGCTGATTTCAAAAAAATAACAAGGTGGCGAAGGTGAGCGGAAAAAGGGCTTGTTGTTCTGTTATATTTGATGAGACGGAAAACCTGAAATGCCGTGGCCACTTGACCGAATGACCTGTCAAAAAGTCAAGTCGGGGTTAAAAAATCAGACATTTTTGCAGCTCAATAGATCGGGTTTTAACATGTTTTATTTCAATGTGTTACTGTGTTTGGTGTGTAGGGCTGGGGTGGGGACTTCAAAAAGAAGATTGCTGAATGTCTTGCTTTTTTTCAAAAATATCGATATATTACTATCGCCGCTAAATAATTTAATTGCGGTAAATTTTTTAAAATTAACCACTTTTTACGCTCTTTTAAGAGAGGAGAAGATTGTCTATGCAGTTGCCCAAATCGAGGCGGCGACAGAAGCTTCGTGAAAAGAGGTGCCAGTATCCGGGATGCGGAAAGATCTTTTTTGGTATCCATATCTCAAAATATTGTCCTGAGCACCGCCAAGACCGGTATCGGATCAGAAAAAGGACAAAGCCTGAAGATGTTAACATCAAGAATCAGACTTATAAGCACAGCTATACTGAAGTTGTGACCATGGTTCTGACCTGTGCATTGGAAGGGTGCGATCATCAGTTTGAAGTGAAGATCTATCCGCGTCAGTATGTCTATCCTAAATATTGTCAGACCCACCGGAACGAGTACAAGCGTATTCGTCATTTGCAGGTGATCGGCCGTGAAGATCTCATTGAGCAGATGAAGCGGGAAGACGAAAGCATCCAGATCGATCTGCCTGAAATGGAAAAGAAGAACAAAAAAGAGGCTGCTGCCTCTTAATAACCATACTCTTACATAGCAGTAATCTAATGGGAAAGGAGCATTCCTTTCCCTTTTTTTAGTGCGCCAAGCATGGCGCGCAGCGCCATGGCGGCGCTGGATAACCGCGGCGCGAAAGCAAAGCGGGAAGTGACTTGGGGGATGGAAGTTCCCCTTGGGGCCTTGATGACGGGAACCCATAGCCGAACACCAAGGGTGTCTATCGCGAGATGGAATCTGAAGGAAGGTGTAAGCAAACTCCCGGCCCGAGGCACACGAAGTGCATATGAGGCACAAGCCGACTGGGCGAGCAGGCTAAAAGATGCGAAGCCCGAAGTCATCCGGAGTTGAGCTTGTGTAAATGCAACGGGTGTATGGGAGGAAAGCCACGCGTCTTACCTTGGGAGGTCTGACGGTTTGTGTTCGCTCACTACGCTGCCCGCAAGGGCAGTGGATGAATCGTCAGAAGTCAGCAGCGGTCATACTAAGGTGAATCGACCTGGATACGCCGCAAACTGCGGGGTATTAAGTGGCGACAATGGAAACGACCCAAAACGAGAGAGGAAAGCTTGATGAAACGGGGTTTAGATGCCGAGACTGCGTGGAAATCCGCGGGGAATGGGCGAGGCCCCTGGTGGAATGCCGGGGCGTCTCACATGAACAAGGCATTCAAGATCGCTGACTTTGAACACATGGGACTCGTGTCACTGTTAACACGATTTCTAACAATCCGTAATCAATCTCGAACCGCCGTGTACGGAAACGTACGCACGGTGGTGTGAGAGGACGAAGAAGGCGAACCGTACGGCCCGTCTTCTTCTCCTACTCGATTTTTTATGAGAGATTTTGTTTCACCGTCATGGTGAAGTGAATACCACTAATCGGCGCTAATACTTTTTTTTTACTGCCTTCAGATCATATTTTCTTAGATTAACATTTTTATTTATCCTCTATGAGGGGCTATGAAATCATATCATCAGGCGCTCGAGACTGTAAGTGGTTCGGTCGATAGTTTCTTTAAAAAAGCCTTCGATACAGTATGTATAAACAGGCCTTCAATAGATTTTTCCACGCTCAAAGACAAACCGATCATGATTGCCAGCAGTCATAGAAGTCAGGCT is from Chitinivibrionales bacterium and encodes:
- a CDS encoding ATP-binding cassette domain-containing protein; protein product: MSEQPIISCNNLTVKYGEKAVLHNISTTVPSSEIRVILGSSGCGKTTLLKTIIGLIKPYSGSVRLFGTTMQDPDSPETEELLKKIGVLFQNGALLGSLTVAQNLALPLQMHTKLSQDIIDEVVQLKLTQVDLPHAGELYPGELSGGMRKRAALARALVLDPPLIFCDEPSAGLDPVTSAALDELLLKLREILGITIVVVTHELLSIEKISDSIIFLHKGHVLFDGRFSDARNIDSGPISDFFNRKQTDYDIPESNSTTSSTTEK
- a CDS encoding MlaE family lipid ABC transporter permease subunit, producing MQINHSKKSPGDSVKTIKLPSMASRQWVEDNLELLHTAPAEDLHLDCAKTSSVDSAGISFITLLQSIYRKAGHEVILENASDNLLSTMKQWGKAVHTEPDSKADDRSIFLKAGDKVIEIKDQLMQAFSMLVEILYWSGPGLLKKRDFRKGVLGEQMFHLGYQAVLIVLLLAFLIGLVIAWQSAIQLRTFGAGVLLAPMVGWGMIREFGPLMTAIILAARTGSATTAEIATMSVGEELDALQTMGINPVQFVVMPKFWAITFTMPPLAMLASAIGILAGLLVAVSYLDVAPNVFFTELFSFTMFKDFMVGFLKSIVFAWLIIWIGSYYGFKVKGGAEQVGRGTTACVVTTISVIILADAIFSFI